A genome region from Rhizobium sp. N324 includes the following:
- a CDS encoding MarR family winged helix-turn-helix transcriptional regulator: MYKLTDSVPYLLNRAGVRIAEVFSQRIAEDNLSVAMYRVLAMLKERRESTLGDLADVVSVEISTLSRLVGTLAKRKLVSRTRPEDNGRIVIVRLTPQGEALTEKLMPLAVELEHTAVQGMSDEEVAALKNALRRMHANLPAISQKGKVAG, from the coding sequence ATGTACAAACTTACCGATTCCGTTCCTTATCTTCTCAACCGCGCCGGCGTGCGGATAGCCGAGGTGTTCTCGCAGAGAATTGCCGAAGACAATCTCAGCGTGGCGATGTACCGGGTTCTGGCCATGCTCAAGGAGCGCAGGGAGAGCACGCTTGGAGATCTCGCGGATGTCGTCTCCGTCGAGATCTCGACGCTTTCGCGCCTCGTCGGCACGTTGGCCAAGCGCAAGCTGGTGTCGAGAACACGTCCGGAAGACAATGGCCGTATCGTCATCGTCAGGCTGACACCCCAGGGCGAGGCGCTGACCGAAAAGCTGATGCCGCTTGCCGTGGAGCTTGAACACACTGCGGTTCAGGGCATGTCGGACGAGGAGGTCGCAGCCCTGAAGAATGCGCTGCGCCGCATGCACGCCAACCTGCCGGCAATATCCCAAAAGGGAAAAGTCGCCGGCTGA
- a CDS encoding MFS transporter: MYGEGKLAIQDLAIFKERVRSPNIIIALCGLLILFDGYDLIVYGAVAPALLAEASWGLTPGMVGRAAAITLFGMLLGALVAGTLADRIGRRKVIIGSLLSFSIMMIGSGLAPNFPVFEGTRFLAGLGLGALFPTVTALIIEFSPPKRKAMAYSIALLGYLAGGIISGILGMLLIQKYGWRPLMIIGGAPILLLPFFVRLIPESPEWLATKNRQSEANQIADQYGLPNPIAKPVVQVGIRSLFSEGRLLPTLNAWGIHFCSLLLTFGMVNWLPTIMNKMGYDLGSALLFSVTLNLGAAVGLLIGARIADRGNVKIVVAGMFLLGACSIWLLTQVDQGLQVYGLVALAGTGTIGTQILANILVGNLYPVEIRGTGLGFSLGIGRIGGMIGPAIGGAVLGAGLAPQWNFYIFATVGAVGCVLALMTLLYRKKAD; this comes from the coding sequence ATGTATGGGGAGGGAAAATTGGCCATACAAGATCTCGCTATTTTCAAGGAACGCGTTCGCAGCCCGAATATCATCATCGCGCTTTGCGGTCTGCTGATCCTGTTCGACGGCTATGACCTGATCGTTTACGGCGCAGTCGCTCCGGCATTGCTCGCCGAAGCCAGCTGGGGCCTGACGCCCGGCATGGTCGGACGCGCTGCCGCCATCACCCTGTTCGGCATGCTGCTCGGTGCTCTCGTTGCGGGAACGCTCGCTGACAGGATCGGACGCCGCAAGGTCATCATCGGCAGTCTGCTGAGCTTCTCCATCATGATGATCGGCAGCGGGCTGGCGCCGAACTTTCCCGTTTTCGAGGGCACACGCTTTCTTGCCGGCCTGGGCCTTGGCGCTCTTTTTCCGACGGTAACCGCATTGATCATCGAATTTTCTCCGCCGAAGCGGAAGGCGATGGCCTATTCGATTGCGCTTCTCGGTTATCTCGCCGGCGGCATCATTTCGGGCATCCTCGGAATGTTGCTGATACAGAAATACGGATGGCGTCCGCTGATGATCATCGGCGGCGCACCGATCCTGCTTCTGCCTTTCTTCGTCCGCCTCATCCCTGAATCTCCCGAATGGCTGGCAACGAAGAACCGCCAGAGCGAAGCCAACCAGATCGCAGACCAGTACGGACTGCCCAATCCTATCGCCAAGCCTGTTGTACAGGTCGGCATCCGGTCGCTGTTTTCCGAAGGTCGCCTGCTGCCGACCTTGAATGCATGGGGCATCCACTTCTGTTCGCTGCTGCTGACATTCGGTATGGTCAACTGGCTTCCGACCATCATGAACAAGATGGGCTATGACCTCGGTTCCGCCCTCCTCTTCTCGGTAACCCTCAATCTCGGAGCCGCAGTCGGCCTGCTGATCGGCGCGAGGATTGCCGACCGCGGCAATGTCAAGATTGTCGTCGCAGGCATGTTTCTGCTCGGAGCCTGCTCGATCTGGCTGCTGACGCAAGTGGATCAGGGCCTGCAGGTCTACGGCCTCGTCGCACTGGCGGGTACGGGAACGATCGGCACGCAAATCCTCGCCAACATTCTTGTCGGAAACCTCTATCCGGTCGAGATCCGTGGAACCGGCCTCGGCTTCTCGCTCGGCATCGGCCGTATCGGCGGCATGATAGGACCGGCCATTGGCGGTGCTGTTCTCGGTGCCGGCCTGGCGCCGCAGTGGAATTTCTACATCTTCGCAACTGTCGGAGCTGTCGGATGCGTCCTTGCGCTCATGACATTGCTCTATCGCAAAAAGGCTGACTGA